The following proteins are co-located in the Tepidamorphus gemmatus genome:
- a CDS encoding DUF2163 domain-containing protein, whose translation MKTVSDAFRAAIAGPVTTLAWCWRLERADGLVLGFTDHDRTICFGGLDYLADSGLAGSEIPAGLGLAVATQDVAGALAADAITEDDIAAGLYDGAKVEIWRVDWRDPDRRALIRAGTIGEIRRAGIAFTAELRGLVQALDAPAGRSYQRRCDAALGDQRCRVDVGVPPVRVGGVVAAAAEDRILRIADLDAGPFADGWFRHGRLVWTSGANAGLAGAIRADRR comes from the coding sequence GTCTCCGACGCGTTCCGGGCGGCGATCGCCGGGCCGGTGACGACGCTCGCCTGGTGCTGGCGACTCGAGCGCGCCGACGGCCTGGTGCTCGGTTTCACCGACCACGACCGCACCATCTGCTTCGGCGGGCTCGACTATCTGGCGGACAGCGGGCTTGCCGGCAGCGAGATCCCGGCAGGTCTCGGCCTGGCGGTCGCCACCCAGGATGTTGCCGGGGCGCTTGCTGCCGACGCGATTACCGAGGACGACATCGCCGCCGGCCTCTACGACGGCGCCAAGGTCGAGATCTGGCGGGTGGACTGGCGCGATCCCGACCGGCGGGCGCTGATCCGCGCCGGCACGATCGGCGAGATCCGCCGCGCCGGCATCGCCTTCACGGCGGAGCTGCGCGGCCTCGTCCAGGCGCTCGATGCGCCGGCCGGGCGCAGCTACCAGCGCCGCTGCGACGCCGCGCTCGGCGATCAGCGCTGCCGCGTCGATGTCGGCGTGCCTCCTGTCCGCGTCGGCGGCGTGGTCGCGGCCGCCGCCGAGGATCGCATCCTGCGGATCGCCGATCTCGATGCCGGTCCGTTCGCCGACGGCTGGTTCCGGCATGGCCGACTCGTCTGGACCTCCGGCGCCAATGCCGGGCTCGCCGGCGCGATCCGCGCCGACCGTCG